The Pasteurella multocida genome contains a region encoding:
- a CDS encoding glycosyltransferase family 9 protein, translated as MKLKNKLQMLRLDLGKYFLDKKNGLNRITNVPRSILFLRQDGKIGDYVVSSFVFREIKKFNPHIKIGVICTKQNAYLFKQNPYIDQLYYVKKKSILDYIKCGLAIQKEQYDLVIDPTIMIRNRDLLLLRLINAKNYIGYQKANYGLFNINLEGQFHFSELYKLALEKVNITVQDISYDVPFDEQSAVEISEFLQKNQLEKYIAINFYGAARIKKVNDDNIKKYLDYLTQVSGRKSLVLLSYPEVTEKLTQLSADYPHIFVHPTTKIFHTIELIRHCDQLISTDTSTVHIASGFNKPIIGIYKEDPIAFTHWQPKSQAETHILFYKENINELSPEQIDPAWLIK; from the coding sequence ATGAAATTAAAAAATAAATTACAAATGTTAAGGTTGGATCTAGGCAAATATTTCCTTGATAAAAAAAACGGATTAAACAGAATAACAAATGTTCCTAGAAGCATCCTCTTCCTCCGCCAAGATGGAAAAATTGGGGATTATGTGGTGAGCTCATTTGTATTCCGTGAGATAAAAAAATTTAATCCCCACATTAAAATTGGTGTAATTTGTACCAAACAAAATGCTTATCTTTTTAAACAAAATCCATATATCGATCAACTTTACTATGTAAAAAAGAAAAGTATTTTGGATTACATCAAATGTGGTCTAGCAATTCAAAAAGAACAATATGATTTAGTGATTGATCCGACGATTATGATTCGTAATCGCGATCTTTTACTTTTACGCTTAATCAATGCCAAGAATTATATTGGCTATCAAAAAGCCAATTATGGTTTATTTAATATTAATCTGGAGGGACAATTTCACTTTTCTGAACTCTATAAACTCGCCTTAGAAAAAGTGAATATTACGGTACAAGATATAAGCTATGACGTCCCATTTGATGAGCAAAGTGCGGTCGAAATTTCTGAATTTTTACAGAAAAACCAACTAGAAAAGTATATTGCTATTAATTTTTATGGTGCTGCAAGAATCAAAAAAGTAAACGATGACAACATCAAAAAATATTTAGATTATCTCACGCAAGTCAGCGGGCGAAAAAGTCTGGTGCTATTAAGCTATCCTGAAGTAACAGAGAAATTAACACAATTGTCAGCCGATTATCCGCATATTTTTGTCCATCCAACAACCAAGATCTTTCATACCATTGAATTGATTCGCCACTGTGATCAATTAATCTCTACAGACACGTCTACTGTACATATTGCTTCAGGTTTTAATAAGCCAATTATTGGTATTTATAAAGAAGATCCTATTGCGTTTACACATTGGCAACCCAAAAGTCAGGCAGAAACGCACATACTTTTCTATAAAGAAAATATTAATGAGCTCTCGCCTGAACAAATTGACCCAGCATGGCTTATCAAATAG
- a CDS encoding glycosyltransferase family 25 protein, protein MEQFPPIFVISLKNSPRRDIIAQRLNGLKLNFKFIDGINGKTLSQDELNNIDYTFYPQRFAARKPLTVGEIGCAMSHLSIYQMMCNEKIARAIILEDDAIVSHEFEAIVKDSLKKVSKNVEILFYDHGKAKSYCWKKTLVENYRLVHYRKPSKTSKRAIMCATAYLITLSGAQKLLQIAYPIRMPADYLTGALQLTGLKAYGVEPPCVFKGAISEIDAMEQR, encoded by the coding sequence ATGGAACAGTTCCCCCCAATTTTCGTTATCAGCCTCAAAAACTCTCCTCGACGAGATATAATCGCTCAACGGTTAAATGGTTTAAAACTCAACTTTAAGTTTATTGATGGTATTAATGGCAAAACACTTTCTCAGGATGAATTAAATAACATAGATTACACGTTTTACCCACAACGATTTGCTGCTCGTAAACCTCTGACAGTCGGTGAAATAGGTTGTGCTATGAGCCATTTATCTATTTACCAAATGATGTGCAATGAAAAGATAGCGCGCGCTATTATTCTTGAAGATGATGCGATTGTATCGCACGAATTCGAAGCAATTGTAAAAGACAGTTTGAAGAAAGTTTCAAAAAATGTTGAAATTTTATTTTATGATCATGGTAAAGCAAAAAGTTATTGCTGGAAAAAAACACTTGTCGAAAATTACCGTTTAGTTCACTATCGTAAACCCTCTAAAACGTCTAAACGTGCAATCATGTGTGCAACAGCTTATCTAATTACTTTATCTGGCGCTCAAAAACTCCTACAAATAGCCTATCCTATCCGTATGCCTGCTGACTACTTAACTGGTGCTTTACAATTAACTGGACTAAAGGCTTATGGTGTTGAACCACCTTGTGTATTTAAAGGAGCAATTTCAGAAATTGATGCAATGGAGCAACGCTAA
- the rpmE gene encoding 50S ribosomal protein L31, with translation MKQGIHPNYVEVTATCSCGNVIKTRSTVGKDLNLDVCGNCHPFYTGKQRVVDTGGRVERFNKRFSIPSTK, from the coding sequence ATGAAACAAGGTATTCATCCTAATTATGTAGAAGTTACAGCAACATGTTCTTGCGGTAATGTCATTAAAACTCGCTCAACTGTGGGTAAAGATTTAAACTTAGACGTCTGTGGCAACTGCCACCCATTCTATACAGGTAAACAACGTGTTGTTGATACCGGTGGTCGTGTAGAACGCTTTAACAAACGTTTTAGTATTCCAAGTACGAAATAA
- a CDS encoding glycosyltransferase family 25 protein, protein MTNYVISLSSARERRQHVMNEFSKHHVPFQFFDAVSPSSQLDFLIQRLVPNLNGTSLTGGEKGCLISHVALWHKCIQDNLPYIAIFEDDILLGRDARAFLAEDEWLFSRFNCDDIFIIRLETFLQETICEALPNPVSYCGRDFLALKDEHLGTAGYIISLGAAKYLLEIFKNMESNNIFPIDHLIFNRFLAGEELMVYQLSPALCIQELQLNENESLLDSQLESERKNYRLAEKARNKKTWREKVYHIFTKPQRMLKKRKERAEKNAKMKLKCIVKFE, encoded by the coding sequence ATGACTAACTATGTAATTAGCCTTTCATCAGCCAGAGAGCGTAGACAACACGTAATGAATGAGTTCTCTAAGCATCATGTACCGTTTCAATTTTTTGATGCAGTTAGTCCTTCTTCTCAATTAGATTTCCTTATTCAAAGATTGGTTCCAAATCTGAATGGAACATCGCTGACTGGTGGTGAAAAAGGCTGTCTAATCAGTCATGTAGCATTGTGGCATAAATGTATTCAAGATAATTTACCTTATATCGCTATTTTTGAAGATGACATCCTTTTAGGAAGAGATGCAAGGGCGTTTTTAGCTGAAGATGAATGGCTATTTTCTCGTTTTAACTGCGATGATATTTTTATTATTCGTTTAGAAACATTTTTGCAAGAAACAATATGTGAAGCGCTTCCTAATCCAGTGTCATATTGTGGAAGAGATTTTCTGGCCTTGAAAGATGAACACTTGGGAACTGCTGGCTATATCATTTCTTTGGGTGCAGCTAAATATTTATTAGAGATATTCAAAAATATGGAAAGTAATAATATCTTTCCTATCGATCATTTGATTTTTAATCGTTTTCTTGCAGGTGAAGAATTGATGGTTTATCAACTCTCGCCTGCACTTTGTATCCAAGAGTTACAATTGAACGAAAATGAATCTCTATTGGACAGTCAGTTAGAATCTGAGCGAAAAAATTATCGATTAGCTGAAAAGGCTAGAAACAAGAAAACTTGGAGAGAAAAAGTATATCATATATTTACTAAGCCACAGAGAATGCTAAAAAAGAGAAAAGAGCGAGCAGAAAAAAATGCAAAAATGAAATTGAAATGTATTGTGAAATTTGAATAA
- a CDS encoding glycosyltransferase family 2 protein, producing the protein MSYLDQPLVSVLICAYNADKYIEECIDAILNQTYKNLEIVVVNDGSTDTTLSKLHYFAEKDPRIKIINNEENKGFIVSLNIGISSINGDYLARTDADDITKPEWIEKILGYMLSHPQIIAMGSYLTILSEDGNGSNLANYYEHGDEWRNPLSHREIVEAMLFRNPIHNNSMIVKSTVFREHGLRFDPAYQHTEDYQFWLEVSRLGELANYPESLVYYRLHNTQTSSLHNKYQNLMAKKIRKRAINYYLQDLGIIHRLGEDIFFHDIKTIQAELASLSLLDNCIIKRILYDCYLSLVDNKLINILYFLRDKNNSYFNRKQKIKIIKRIIRPYKYESVL; encoded by the coding sequence ATGAGCTATTTGGATCAACCATTAGTTTCAGTATTAATCTGTGCTTATAATGCAGATAAATACATAGAAGAGTGTATTGACGCGATTTTAAATCAAACATATAAAAATCTAGAAATAGTTGTTGTGAATGATGGTTCAACAGACACTACTTTGTCAAAGCTTCATTATTTTGCTGAAAAAGATCCTAGAATTAAAATTATTAATAATGAAGAAAATAAGGGTTTCATTGTTTCGCTAAATATAGGGATTTCCTCTATCAATGGTGATTATTTAGCGCGAACAGATGCTGATGATATTACGAAACCTGAATGGATTGAAAAAATTTTAGGATATATGTTGTCTCATCCCCAAATTATTGCAATGGGATCGTATCTAACTATTTTGTCAGAAGATGGGAATGGGAGTAATTTAGCTAATTATTATGAACATGGTGACGAGTGGAGAAATCCTTTAAGTCATAGAGAGATTGTTGAGGCAATGTTATTCCGTAATCCTATTCATAATAACTCGATGATTGTAAAAAGTACTGTCTTTAGAGAGCATGGATTACGCTTTGATCCTGCTTATCAACATACTGAAGATTACCAATTTTGGTTAGAAGTGAGCCGTTTGGGAGAATTGGCAAATTATCCTGAATCTTTAGTTTATTATCGTCTACACAATACACAAACTTCTTCTTTACATAATAAATATCAAAATCTCATGGCAAAGAAAATTAGAAAAAGAGCGATCAATTATTATTTGCAAGATTTGGGTATTATTCATAGGCTAGGTGAAGATATATTTTTCCATGATATTAAAACGATTCAGGCAGAACTGGCTAGCTTATCACTTTTAGATAATTGTATTATTAAAAGAATACTGTATGATTGTTATTTATCATTAGTGGATAATAAATTAATAAATATTCTTTATTTTTTGAGAGATAAAAACAATTCATATTTCAATAGAAAACAGAAAATAAAGATTATCAAAAGAATTATCCGTCCTTATAAATATGAGTCTGTATTGTGA
- a CDS encoding glycosyltransferase family 8 protein, with product MNILFVSDDVYAKHLVVAIKSIINHNEKGISFYIFDLGIKDENKRNINDIVSSYGSEVNFIAVNEKEFESFPVQISYISLATYARLKAAEYLPDNLNKIIYLDVDVLVFNSLEMLWNVDVNNFLTAACYDSFIENEKSEHKKSISMSDKEYYFNAGVMLFNLDEWRKMDVFSRALDLLAMYPNQMIYQDQDILNILFRNKVCYLDCRFNFMPNQLERIKQYHKGKLSNLHSLEKTTMPVVISHYCGPEKAWHADCKHFNVYFYQKILAEITRGTDKERVLSIKTYLKALIRRIRYKFKYQVY from the coding sequence ATGAATATTTTATTTGTTTCTGATGATGTTTATGCTAAACATCTGGTGGTTGCGATTAAAAGCATTATAAATCATAATGAAAAAGGTATTTCATTTTATATTTTTGATTTGGGTATAAAGGATGAAAATAAGAGAAATATTAATGATATTGTTTCTTCTTATGGAAGTGAAGTCAACTTTATTGCTGTGAATGAGAAAGAATTTGAGAGTTTTCCTGTTCAAATTAGTTATATTTCTTTAGCAACATATGCAAGGCTAAAAGCGGCAGAGTATTTGCCGGATAATTTAAATAAAATTATTTATTTAGATGTTGATGTTTTGGTTTTTAACTCATTAGAAATGTTATGGAATGTTGATGTTAATAATTTTCTTACCGCAGCCTGTTATGATTCTTTCATCGAAAATGAAAAGTCTGAGCATAAAAAATCGATTTCAATGTCAGATAAGGAATATTATTTTAATGCAGGAGTAATGCTATTTAATTTAGATGAATGGCGGAAGATGGATGTATTCTCAAGAGCTTTAGACCTGTTAGCTATGTATCCTAATCAAATGATTTATCAGGATCAAGATATATTGAATATCCTTTTTAGGAATAAAGTCTGTTATTTAGATTGCAGATTTAATTTCATGCCAAATCAACTTGAAAGAATAAAACAATACCATAAAGGAAAATTGAGCAACTTACATTCTTTAGAAAAAACAACGATGCCTGTCGTTATTTCACATTATTGTGGTCCAGAAAAAGCGTGGCATGCGGATTGTAAACATTTTAATGTATATTTCTATCAGAAAATATTAGCAGAAATAACGAGAGGCACGGATAAAGAACGCGTATTATCTATAAAAACTTATCTCAAGGCCTTGATTAGAAGGATTAGATATAAATTCAAATATCAAGTCTATTAA
- a CDS encoding glycosyltransferase yields the protein MNQRSIFRKIYKYKLSKINKIEENRIKKYIKNKEFDLIVNFNSHLDFFLSNNQINIPIIRWIHGQAHLDDWCNRREWYQNILPKHTYFFAITKEMQKNAQKILLSYGIQEERIHILYNPIDINFIQEQSIKNTHDIHHKQYLINVSRLDIDKNHEQMINIYYQLKKRGIQEKLYIVWDGECREKLEKQIESLNLQEDCFLLGNKDNPYPLIKNAKLFLHTSLKEGLPTVILESMACGTPVISMDCPTGPKEILRGGEFGGLVNLGDENAFIQKTLSFLQNQDEYNHYCNKLEQAISPFRFEEISTILLSHLQKFNS from the coding sequence ATAAATCAGCGCAGCATCTTCAGAAAAATATATAAATACAAACTATCAAAAATTAATAAGATAGAAGAAAATAGAATAAAAAAATACATTAAAAACAAGGAATTTGATTTAATTGTTAATTTTAACTCACACCTTGATTTCTTCTTATCAAACAATCAAATTAACATCCCGATAATTCGTTGGATACACGGTCAAGCTCATTTAGATGACTGGTGCAACAGAAGAGAATGGTACCAAAACATTCTTCCTAAACACACTTATTTCTTTGCAATTACAAAAGAAATGCAAAAAAATGCTCAAAAAATCTTACTATCTTACGGGATCCAAGAAGAAAGAATACATATCTTATACAATCCTATTGATATTAATTTTATCCAGGAACAATCAATCAAAAATACCCATGACATTCATCATAAACAATACTTAATTAACGTTTCTCGTTTAGATATAGATAAGAATCATGAACAAATGATTAATATTTATTATCAATTAAAAAAACGAGGTATCCAAGAAAAATTATATATTGTTTGGGATGGTGAGTGTCGAGAAAAATTAGAGAAACAAATAGAATCACTCAATCTACAAGAAGATTGTTTTCTTTTAGGAAATAAAGATAATCCGTATCCATTAATAAAAAATGCTAAGCTATTTTTACACACCTCTTTGAAAGAGGGGTTACCGACAGTTATCCTAGAAAGCATGGCTTGCGGTACACCTGTAATATCCATGGACTGCCCTACCGGTCCGAAAGAAATTCTCCGAGGAGGAGAATTTGGAGGATTAGTAAATTTAGGTGACGAAAATGCTTTTATACAAAAAACACTCTCTTTCCTTCAAAATCAAGATGAATACAACCATTATTGTAATAAATTAGAACAAGCTATTTCTCCTTTTCGCTTTGAAGAAATCAGCACTATACTCTTATCTCATTTGCAAAAATTCAATAGTTAA
- the priA gene encoding primosomal protein N' has translation MQLIRVALAVPLYRFFDYLLPPELDAVIGGRVVVPFGRQQRVGIVVALPVETEVETAQLKSVIEVLDTQSVFNQDMWQLLHWAAGYYQTALGEVLFQALPVKLRQGESAVEKAKIFWQLTECGLQALAQHTDSGEFKRAKKQLEVLIALSQTPLEKGNNPFNSAIFSTLKQKDYVEDVEVQPQLHAWQTDFTDKPMVNDENRLRLNKQQALAFSQLVFHQGFAVWLLDGVTGSGKTEIYLQLIEEVLKKGKQILVLVPEIGLTPQTVQRFAARFQVVIDVLHSNLNDTQRLAVWQRARTGQSAVVIGTRSALFTQFADLGLIVIDEEHDASFKQQDNFRYHARDLSVVLAKQLNIPVLMGSATPSLESLNNVHNGKYRHIILSNRAGNAALLRHSVIDLKQQVVRNGLSEALLQRMEKHLQKGNQVLLFLNRRGFAPVMLCHECGWIAECQHCEKPYTYHQHQRALRCHHCAAQKPIPRQCGHCGSTHLITTGLGTEQLEQTLASRFPQYQITRIDRDSTARKGKLEDYLTDIQQGKSQILIGTQMLAKGHHFPNVTLVALVNVDSALFSLDFRAEERLAQLYVQVAGRAGRVEKQGEVVLQTHYPDHPLLQRLLQQGYADFAEYALQLRQKMGLPPFSAQALFKAQSRHSEDAEQVLQQVAEYFYTWNQSSQCAIQILGPIAAPFSKKAGQYRWQLLLQHPSRAQLHHALSAFQATSTIKFGSVRCVLDVDPIDLN, from the coding sequence ATGCAACTCATCCGTGTGGCACTGGCAGTGCCGTTATATCGTTTTTTTGATTATCTTTTACCTCCCGAGCTTGATGCTGTGATTGGGGGACGTGTCGTTGTGCCTTTTGGTAGGCAACAGCGTGTTGGGATTGTGGTGGCATTGCCTGTGGAAACAGAGGTTGAAACGGCGCAATTAAAGTCAGTAATTGAGGTGTTGGATACTCAAAGCGTGTTTAATCAAGATATGTGGCAGTTATTGCATTGGGCTGCTGGCTATTATCAAACTGCATTGGGTGAAGTGTTATTTCAAGCGTTGCCTGTCAAACTTAGACAGGGGGAAAGTGCGGTTGAAAAAGCGAAAATTTTTTGGCAATTGACCGAATGTGGTCTGCAAGCATTGGCACAACACACTGACAGCGGGGAGTTTAAGCGGGCAAAAAAACAGCTTGAGGTTCTCATTGCGTTATCTCAAACCCCACTAGAAAAAGGCAATAATCCGTTTAATAGCGCGATTTTCTCAACTCTTAAACAAAAAGATTACGTAGAAGACGTTGAGGTTCAACCGCAGTTACACGCATGGCAGACCGATTTCACCGATAAACCGATGGTGAATGACGAAAATCGATTGCGGCTAAATAAGCAACAAGCATTAGCTTTCAGTCAATTAGTGTTTCATCAAGGATTTGCGGTGTGGTTACTCGATGGTGTAACAGGGTCAGGAAAAACCGAGATTTATTTGCAACTGATTGAAGAGGTGTTGAAAAAAGGCAAACAAATATTAGTGCTTGTGCCTGAAATTGGCTTAACACCACAAACAGTACAACGTTTTGCCGCTCGTTTTCAGGTGGTGATTGATGTATTGCATTCTAATCTAAATGATACCCAACGTTTGGCAGTATGGCAGCGTGCAAGAACTGGACAAAGTGCGGTTGTCATCGGCACAAGATCCGCATTATTTACGCAATTTGCTGATTTAGGATTGATTGTTATTGATGAAGAGCATGATGCCTCTTTCAAACAACAAGATAATTTCCGTTATCATGCTCGTGACTTGTCGGTTGTATTGGCGAAACAGTTAAATATTCCAGTGTTAATGGGGTCAGCGACACCGAGTTTAGAAAGTCTAAATAATGTTCATAATGGCAAGTATCGCCATATTATTTTATCAAACAGAGCGGGTAATGCTGCATTACTACGTCATTCTGTGATCGACTTAAAGCAACAAGTTGTGCGTAATGGCTTATCTGAAGCGTTGTTACAGCGAATGGAAAAGCACCTACAAAAAGGTAACCAAGTGTTACTTTTTTTAAATCGGCGTGGTTTTGCTCCTGTGATGTTATGCCATGAATGTGGGTGGATTGCCGAATGCCAACATTGTGAGAAACCTTATACTTATCATCAACATCAGCGTGCTTTACGCTGTCATCACTGTGCGGCACAAAAACCGATTCCGCGGCAGTGTGGGCATTGTGGGTCCACACATTTGATCACCACTGGGTTAGGAACTGAGCAATTAGAGCAAACTTTAGCAAGTCGTTTTCCACAATATCAAATTACGCGTATTGATCGTGATAGTACGGCACGAAAAGGCAAATTAGAGGATTATCTCACCGATATTCAACAGGGGAAAAGTCAGATTCTGATTGGTACACAAATGCTCGCAAAAGGACACCATTTTCCTAATGTGACGTTGGTGGCGTTAGTGAACGTGGATAGTGCCTTATTCTCTTTAGATTTTCGTGCAGAAGAGCGCTTGGCACAACTTTATGTACAAGTGGCAGGTCGTGCAGGTCGTGTGGAGAAACAAGGGGAAGTGGTGCTACAAACCCATTACCCAGATCATCCATTATTACAGCGTTTGTTGCAGCAAGGTTATGCAGATTTTGCAGAGTACGCGTTACAATTACGACAAAAAATGGGCTTGCCACCGTTTAGTGCACAAGCATTGTTTAAAGCACAAAGCCGGCATTCAGAAGACGCCGAGCAAGTCTTGCAGCAAGTTGCTGAGTATTTTTACACTTGGAATCAAAGCTCGCAGTGTGCGATACAAATTTTAGGACCGATTGCGGCACCTTTCAGTAAAAAAGCTGGTCAATATCGTTGGCAATTATTGCTACAACATCCTTCCAGAGCCCAGTTACACCATGCCTTATCGGCATTTCAAGCAACATCAACGATTAAATTCGGTTCAGTACGTTGTGTATTAGATGTGGATCCTATTGATTTAAATTAG
- the ftsN gene encoding cell division protein FtsN, whose protein sequence is MARRNYAGRGSRKKKKGTSKMVLLLLVGVIIAVFLSVLMLMKEKTPKEIVAFPKSENQSTKSVLPNRPEEVWSYIQALETRTVPVTDDPKILDKNMRLTEEQRKILLAMEQEQKATEQARLKQQEEQRKIEESKKEESKKDNSATLIKTNETQNGQAKAVNKPQTTPAVIEVKKGEPVKEVVKVEPPKKVEVINATPSEKKYGLQCGAFKNKTQAENLQARLAMLGLNARVNSNQEWNRVVIGPVGDRASTLKAQEKAKAIAQCVVIGM, encoded by the coding sequence GTGGCAAGACGAAATTATGCCGGTCGTGGCAGTAGAAAGAAAAAGAAAGGAACAAGCAAAATGGTATTATTACTGTTAGTTGGGGTAATCATTGCCGTTTTCCTATCTGTGTTGATGTTGATGAAAGAGAAAACGCCAAAGGAAATTGTGGCGTTTCCTAAAAGTGAAAATCAATCAACGAAAAGTGTACTACCAAATCGTCCAGAAGAAGTTTGGAGTTATATTCAAGCATTAGAAACGCGTACTGTACCTGTTACAGATGATCCAAAAATCTTAGATAAGAATATGCGTTTGACAGAAGAACAACGAAAAATTTTATTGGCGATGGAACAAGAACAAAAAGCAACAGAACAGGCGCGTTTAAAACAACAAGAAGAACAGCGTAAAATAGAAGAGAGTAAAAAAGAAGAGAGTAAAAAAGACAATAGCGCAACGCTGATAAAAACAAACGAAACCCAAAATGGGCAAGCTAAGGCAGTCAATAAACCACAGACTACACCTGCTGTGATTGAAGTGAAAAAGGGAGAGCCGGTGAAAGAGGTGGTTAAAGTGGAACCGCCTAAAAAAGTCGAGGTTATCAATGCGACACCGAGTGAGAAAAAATATGGCTTACAATGTGGTGCATTTAAAAACAAAACGCAAGCAGAAAACTTGCAAGCGCGTTTAGCAATGTTAGGGCTCAATGCAAGGGTCAATTCTAATCAAGAATGGAATCGAGTAGTAATCGGACCGGTAGGTGATCGCGCCTCAACCTTGAAAGCTCAAGAAAAAGCGAAAGCAATCGCACAGTGTGTGGTGATTGGTATGTAA
- a CDS encoding TetR/AcrR family transcriptional regulator: MRQSDIDMTEHIFIAIDHLMAKEGLHNLSMHKIAKAAKISPGTIYIYFKCKEELLEQFAQQVFARFQRALEKNHDDRQPFFEQYRQMWWNIWHFLLENPNILLNMHQYQSLPGFDKVIKSWDRSHWTLFCERAQQAGEVCDLPTNILFALGLESAIKIAWKQIYFKETFSVELLESVIQRTWCAIQK; this comes from the coding sequence ATGCGTCAATCTGATATAGACATGACTGAGCATATTTTTATAGCAATCGATCACCTGATGGCGAAAGAAGGGTTACATAATCTTTCTATGCATAAAATTGCAAAGGCTGCCAAAATTTCACCAGGGACCATTTATATTTATTTTAAGTGTAAAGAGGAACTGCTAGAACAATTTGCTCAGCAAGTATTCGCACGTTTTCAGCGTGCATTAGAAAAGAATCATGACGACCGTCAGCCATTCTTTGAACAATACCGCCAAATGTGGTGGAACATTTGGCATTTTTTGTTGGAAAACCCAAATATTTTGTTAAATATGCACCAATATCAATCCCTACCTGGGTTTGATAAGGTGATTAAATCGTGGGATCGTAGCCACTGGACATTGTTTTGCGAAAGAGCACAGCAAGCCGGTGAGGTATGTGATTTACCCACCAATATTCTTTTTGCACTTGGACTAGAAAGTGCAATAAAAATTGCTTGGAAACAAATTTATTTTAAAGAAACGTTCTCTGTTGAGTTGCTGGAATCTGTGATTCAACGGACATGGTGTGCTATTCAAAAATAA
- a CDS encoding efflux RND transporter periplasmic adaptor subunit, producing MSVTQANQPKRSHSIAMKIILGVIVLLFAGVIIFNVIKGKMIEKFIAGAGEKIYPVTAMTIQPQQWTPVIETTGIVRPNQGAMLSAQTSGTVQQVLVQSGQHVKKGEVLVVLDSSVELANLKASQAQLLSVKATYQRYLSLYKTKSVSQQELDNAKSAYEALESNIAALKAGIARRQILAPFDGQTGIVKVNVGQYVNPGMEIVRVEDTSSMKIDFALSQTELEHLHVGQKVTATADARSGETFAAKITAIEPAISATTGLIDVQATFEPEDGRKLLSGMFTRLRVALPTKYDQVVVPQVAINYNMYGEIAYILSELSAEERETLVARQDFDREKIDNAYRVKQVTVFTQDRQGIYAQLKGEEIKPGDKIVTGGQQNLSNGSLVLVADKAGVGTMQPAVKNNL from the coding sequence ATGAGTGTGACTCAAGCAAATCAACCAAAACGATCTCATTCGATTGCCATGAAAATCATTCTCGGCGTTATTGTCTTACTTTTTGCTGGGGTCATTATTTTTAATGTGATCAAAGGCAAAATGATTGAAAAATTTATTGCGGGTGCTGGGGAAAAAATTTATCCCGTAACTGCAATGACTATTCAGCCTCAGCAATGGACACCCGTGATTGAAACTACTGGCATTGTGCGTCCTAATCAGGGTGCGATGTTAAGTGCACAAACATCAGGTACTGTACAGCAAGTCTTAGTTCAATCTGGACAGCACGTGAAGAAAGGCGAGGTGTTAGTGGTATTAGACAGTTCAGTAGAACTAGCGAATCTGAAAGCATCCCAAGCTCAACTTTTATCTGTGAAGGCTACATACCAACGTTATTTAAGTTTGTATAAAACCAAGAGCGTGTCGCAACAAGAACTTGATAATGCAAAATCTGCCTATGAAGCATTAGAGTCAAATATCGCTGCTTTAAAAGCGGGCATTGCACGTCGTCAGATTTTGGCGCCTTTTGATGGACAAACCGGTATTGTGAAAGTCAACGTCGGGCAATATGTCAATCCAGGAATGGAAATTGTGCGTGTTGAAGACACCAGTAGTATGAAAATTGATTTCGCCCTTTCACAAACGGAATTGGAACACTTACATGTTGGACAAAAAGTGACAGCGACTGCCGATGCGCGTAGTGGTGAAACCTTTGCGGCAAAGATTACTGCCATTGAACCTGCGATCAGCGCAACAACAGGGTTAATTGATGTACAAGCCACCTTTGAACCAGAAGATGGACGTAAACTCCTTTCTGGTATGTTTACTCGCTTACGGGTTGCTTTGCCGACAAAATATGATCAAGTCGTTGTGCCACAAGTCGCGATTAATTACAACATGTATGGGGAAATTGCTTATATTCTTAGCGAACTTTCTGCAGAAGAGCGTGAAACATTAGTCGCACGACAGGATTTCGACCGCGAAAAAATTGACAATGCCTATCGGGTTAAACAAGTCACTGTATTTACCCAAGATCGCCAAGGGATTTATGCCCAGTTAAAAGGGGAAGAAATTAAACCCGGTGATAAAATTGTAACCGGTGGACAACAAAATTTAAGTAATGGCAGTTTAGTACTCGTCGCTGATAAAGCCGGGGTGGGAACCATGCAACCTGCTGTAAAAAATAACCTATAA